A genomic stretch from Arachis stenosperma cultivar V10309 chromosome 3, arast.V10309.gnm1.PFL2, whole genome shotgun sequence includes:
- the LOC130966956 gene encoding berberine bridge enzyme-like 17 encodes MATSSSPSPFSLLSTLLALIILLLQSPVSHANSDAYFHACLSNNRWKNPSAPVSVTGALYTRHNSSFSYILNLHIRNKRFNRPNTPEPIAIITPFHESHVQAAIICSKASKFQLRIRSGGHDYEGFSFISDVPFVLLDMYTLKSINVNIQNGTALIEAGATLGQLYYKVARNSNVHAIAAGVCPSVGTGGHFSGGGYGNLMRKYGLSVDNIIDAKIVDVNGNILDRKSMGEDLFWAIRGGGGASFGVILSWTMKLVEVPPLVTVFKVNRTLEQGVTDLVYKWQHVAPKIDRDLFIRLQHEVHHKRVQVTFIAEFLGRTDRLLSLMKKNFPELGLTESDCVEMPWVNSTLFYSEYPIGTPAEALLFEAKDPAWSYSKSKSDYVKNVISKKGLQSIWNKLIESEIIIMQWSPYGGRMWDIPTSATPFPHRAGNLFKISYYITWLQDEERVANHNLNLLRSIYKFMTPFVSKSPREAFFNYRDRDIGACPSNGTTNVDAARIYGAKFFRENFDRLVQVKTRVDPENFFRYEQSIPPHKG; translated from the coding sequence ATGGCGACATCATCATCACCGTCGCCATTTTCTCTCCTTTCAACTCTGCTAGCACtcatcattcttcttcttcagtctCCTGTTTCACATGCAAATTCAGATGCTTACTTTCACGCTTGTCTCTCAAACAACAGATGGAAAAACCCATCAGCTCCTGTTAGCGTCACCGGAGCACTTTACACTAGGCACAATTCATCCTTCTCTTACATCCTCAACCTCCACATTCGTAACAAGAGGTTCAATAGACCAAACACACCCGAACCCATTGCCATCATAACCCCTTTCCATGAATCTCACGTTCAGGCAGCCATTATATGCTCCAAAGCCAGCAAATTTCAGCTCAGAATCCGAAGCGGCGGCCATGACTATGAAGGCTTCTCCTTTATATCAGATGTTCCCTTCGTTCTTCTCGACATGTACACTCTTAAATCTATTAACGTCAACATCCAAAACGGCACCGCTTTGATTGAGGCTGGTGCAACACTTGGCCAACTTTATTATAAAGTCGCACGGAACAGCAATGTTCATGCCATCGCTGCCGGAGTCTGTCCTTCTGTAGGCACCGGCGGTCACTTCAGCGGCGGTGGCTACGGCAACCTCATGAGAAAATATGGTCTCTCCGTGGACAACATCATCGACGCAAAAATCGTGGATGTAAATGGTAATATCCTTGACAGAAAATCAATGGGGGAGGATCTGTTCTGGGCCATTAGAGGAGGTGGAGGTGCCAGTTTCGGTGTGATTCTCTCATGGACGATGAAGCTGGTGGAGGTTCCTCCATTGGTGACGGTGTTCAAGGTGAATAGGACCTTGGAGCAAGGCGTCACGGACCTTGTTTACAAGTGGCAACATGTTGCACCAAAGATCGACAGGGATCTTTTCATCAGACTCCAGCACGAGGTGCATCACAAGAGGGTTCAAGTTACCTTCATCGCCGAGTTCTTGGGACGAACCGATAGACTCTTGAGTTTGATGAAAAAGAATTTTCCTGAACTGGGATTAACCGAAAGTGATTGCGTTGAAATGCCTTGGGTGAACAGCACTCTTTTCTATTCAGAATACCCAATCGGAACCCCAGCAGAAGCGTTGCTATTCGAAGCAAAAGACCCTGCTTGGTCTTATTCCAAGAGCAAGTCAGATTATGTGAAGAACGTTATTTCGAAAAAGGGGTTGCAGTCCATATGGAACAAGCTCATCGAGAGTGAGATAATTATTATGCAATGGAGCCCCTATGGTGGAAGAATGTGGGATATTCCAACTTCCGCTACTCCGTTTCCTCATAGAGCAGGAAACTTGTTCAAGATTTCGTACTACATAACTTGGTTACAAGATGAGGAACGTGTCGCTAATCATAACTTGAATTTGTTAAGGTCCATATATAAGTTTATGACTCCTTTTGTTTCCAAATCGCCAAGGGAGGCTTTCTTTAACTACAGGGATAGAGATATTGGAGCCTGTCCAAGCAATGGAACAACCAACGTCGATGCCGCTCGAATTTACGGAGCCAAGTTTTTTAGAGAGAATTTTGATAGACTGGTGCAGGTCAAAACCAGAGTTGACCCGGAGAACTTCTTCAGATATGAACAGAGTATACCACCTCATAAAGGTTAA